TGAGACTTAAGTCAAAAGAAGAGCCGGAATCTCCGGATTTTAATTTTTGTTCGGCATCCGTTACAAGGGCTCTCAGGTCTTCCAATCCAAAGTTAGCGGAAACACCTTTGGTTTGATGTAGTTCGGCCTGAAGATCGGATTCTTTTTTTTCTTCCGTAAAACGAACGATGTTCTTAATACGAATTTCCATGTTGGAAAGTAAGGATTCCACCATTTCTTTGAGCCAAGCGGCTTCTTCTTCGTCGTCTCCCTGTTTCAGAGAATCCAGTCTGTTCCAGTCTACAAGCATGGTTACAACCTCGTTCCAAATATCCGATTTTTTTAAGATTCGGCAAGCTACTTTTCAACAAAAGATTCATCAGTTCAAGGCATCTTTTAAAAGCTTGAATAAAAAAGCCGAGTCGATTTTTGTATTTTAGAACCGAAGTGAGGTCTAAATGAAAATTCATCCGACTGCGATTATCGACTCGAGAGCGGAATTACACGAATCCGTAGAGGTCGGTCCTTATTCCATCATAGAAGGACATGTTTCCATCCAAGAAGGAACCGTGATTGAAAATCACGTTAAAATTTGTGCCGGTAGTGAAATCGGAAAATTCAACCGTTTTCATCAAGGAGCGGTCATCGGAGTGATGCCGCAGGATCTGGGTTTCAATCAACAGCTCCTGACAAAAACAATCATAGGCGATCACAACATATTTAGAGAATATGCAAACATTCACAAAGGAACTAAGGAAGATTCTCCAACCGTAATCGGTAACAAAAATTATTTTATGGGGAATTCTCACGTCGGTCATGATTGTATTTTAGGCGATAGTAATATTCTTACCCATGGCTGCGTGTTGGCCGGGCACGTTACTCTTGGAAGTTTTGCTTTTATCTCCGGTTTAGCGGCCGTGCATCAGTTTTGTTTCGTAGGCGATTATGCGATGGTCGCGGGTCTGGCAAAAGTGGTTCAGGACGTTCCTCCGTATTCTACAGTGGATGGAAATCCGAGCACGGTCGTCGGATTGAATAGTGTAGGAATGAAACGCGCCGGTTTTTCTCCGGAAGTTAGAAATGCGATCAAACACGCCTACAAAGTGATTTATCATTCGAAGCTCACGACCAAGAAGGCTCTGGAGGAGTTGGAAGCTTCCGGAAATCTTATCGAACCAGTTAAGTATATTATAAAGTTCTTTAAAGATAGCGATCGGGGAGTTACGGATCACAGGTGAGAATTTTAGTCACGGGCGGTGCCGGATATATCGGAAGTCACGTAGTAGCGCTTCTTCTCGAAAAGAAGCATGATCTTTTGATCGTAGACAATTTAGAAAAGGGAAACAAGGCAAACTTGTTTCCCGGCGTTGAACTGATTCAAGGAAATGTTCAAGACGAGAATGTTTTGGAAAAGGCATTTTCCAAACCGGTCGACGCGGTTTTTCACTTTGCGGCCTGGAAGGCGGCAGGGGAATCCATGACCGATCCTTCCAAATACGCTCTGAACAATATAAACGGAACGATAAAACTTCTTACGTTTATGGAAAAGGCGGGGACAAAGAAATTTATTTTTTCTTCCTCGGCGGCAGTTTACGGAGCTCCGAAATATCTTCCTATCGATGAAAAACATCCTCTTCATCCGGAAAATTACTACGGTTATACGAAATTAGCGATCGAAGAAAATCTGAAGTGGTTTGATTCTTTAAAAGGATTTAAGTTTGCAGCATTACGTTATTTTAATGCAGCCGGTTACGATCCAAAGGGAAGAGTGCGGGGATTGGAAAGAACTCCTGCAAA
This is a stretch of genomic DNA from Leptospira tipperaryensis. It encodes these proteins:
- a CDS encoding Hpt domain-containing protein; this encodes MLVDWNRLDSLKQGDDEEEAAWLKEMVESLLSNMEIRIKNIVRFTEEKKESDLQAELHQTKGVSANFGLEDLRALVTDAEQKLKSGDSGSSFDLSLKTPATWESTKEELKKKFGIT
- the galE gene encoding UDP-glucose 4-epimerase GalE → MRILVTGGAGYIGSHVVALLLEKKHDLLIVDNLEKGNKANLFPGVELIQGNVQDENVLEKAFSKPVDAVFHFAAWKAAGESMTDPSKYALNNINGTIKLLTFMEKAGTKKFIFSSSAAVYGAPKYLPIDEKHPLHPENYYGYTKLAIEENLKWFDSLKGFKFAALRYFNAAGYDPKGRVRGLERTPANLLPIIMEAASGMRKDFEVFGTDYETPDGSCIRDYIHVSDLAKAHVLSLEYLDSEKKSLTVNLGSENGYSVLEMIRLAEEVVGRPIAHRISGRRAGDPAELLASSGVAKQLLKWIPEYSDAKTLLKTMWDVYQNPA
- the lpxA gene encoding acyl-ACP--UDP-N-acetylglucosamine O-acyltransferase; this encodes MKIHPTAIIDSRAELHESVEVGPYSIIEGHVSIQEGTVIENHVKICAGSEIGKFNRFHQGAVIGVMPQDLGFNQQLLTKTIIGDHNIFREYANIHKGTKEDSPTVIGNKNYFMGNSHVGHDCILGDSNILTHGCVLAGHVTLGSFAFISGLAAVHQFCFVGDYAMVAGLAKVVQDVPPYSTVDGNPSTVVGLNSVGMKRAGFSPEVRNAIKHAYKVIYHSKLTTKKALEELEASGNLIEPVKYIIKFFKDSDRGVTDHR